A section of the Agromyces aurantiacus genome encodes:
- a CDS encoding alpha/beta hydrolase, producing the protein MDWRPDVLGEGFEQLTLPLEPDDEGEVVATLVRYRPPAEEARPRRRWRWPWEPESAPTPPPAASGCDVLYVHGWSDYFFNPELARFWADAGARFYALELRKYGRSLREWQTPGYVTDLRAYDEDIEAALAAIVREHEAPEAEAEDVARPTRPLILLGHSTGGLVFSLWAARNPGRAAALILNSPWLEFQLRGIGRQAISPVIEFGARVNPMRSLPNVDLGFYARSVAKELDGEWEYDHAWRPDRGFPVHPAWLTAILAGHATVAAGIDVGVPVLTLLSARSALLPRWDDAMLTSDIVLVVDDIARQSLKLGPEVAISRLDGALHDVFLSREPARAAAYAAISRWLGGYAPRHD; encoded by the coding sequence GTGGACTGGCGACCCGACGTGCTCGGCGAGGGCTTCGAGCAGCTGACGCTGCCGCTCGAGCCCGACGATGAGGGCGAGGTCGTCGCGACGCTCGTGCGGTACAGGCCACCCGCCGAGGAGGCGCGGCCGCGGCGCCGGTGGCGCTGGCCGTGGGAACCTGAGTCCGCGCCGACACCGCCGCCCGCGGCGTCCGGATGCGACGTGCTGTACGTGCACGGATGGAGCGACTACTTCTTCAACCCCGAGCTCGCCCGGTTCTGGGCCGACGCGGGGGCGAGGTTCTACGCGCTCGAGCTGCGCAAGTACGGGCGCAGCCTGCGCGAGTGGCAGACGCCCGGGTACGTCACCGACCTGCGGGCCTACGACGAAGACATCGAGGCGGCGCTGGCGGCGATCGTGCGGGAGCACGAGGCGCCCGAGGCCGAGGCCGAGGACGTGGCCCGGCCCACCCGGCCGCTGATCCTCCTCGGCCACTCGACCGGCGGGCTCGTGTTCAGCCTGTGGGCGGCGCGCAACCCAGGCCGGGCCGCCGCGCTCATCCTCAACAGCCCGTGGCTGGAGTTCCAGCTCCGGGGGATCGGGCGTCAGGCGATCTCGCCCGTGATCGAGTTCGGCGCACGGGTCAACCCGATGCGCTCGCTGCCCAACGTCGACCTCGGGTTCTACGCGCGCTCGGTCGCGAAGGAACTCGACGGCGAGTGGGAGTACGACCACGCCTGGCGACCCGACCGCGGCTTCCCGGTGCATCCGGCGTGGCTGACCGCCATCCTCGCGGGGCACGCCACCGTCGCGGCGGGCATCGACGTGGGGGTGCCCGTGCTCACGCTGCTCTCGGCCCGTTCGGCGCTGCTGCCGCGGTGGGATGACGCGATGCTGACCTCCGACATCGTGCTCGTCGTCGACGACATCGCGCGCCAGTCGCTCAAGCTCGGACCCGAGGTCGCGATCTCGCGCCTCGACGGAGCGCTGCACGACGTCTTCCTCTCGCGCGAGCCGGCGCGGGCGGCCGCCTACGCCGCGATCAGCCGCTGGCTCGGGGGCTACGCGCCGCGGCACGACTGA
- a CDS encoding TadE/TadG family type IV pilus assembly protein, producing MEFALIIPALLLLVLGVMEFSRLYNVQISLSNAARSAARVMAIANDAGTAVDAGIDSAPSLNPALSGGNFGFSPGTCASGAVMSVTVTYTTTLLTGAFGPSLTLQGKAATPCGG from the coding sequence GTGGAGTTCGCTCTGATCATCCCAGCCCTCCTGCTGCTGGTGCTCGGGGTCATGGAGTTCAGCAGACTGTACAACGTTCAAATCTCGCTTTCGAACGCCGCCAGGTCGGCTGCCCGTGTGATGGCGATCGCCAATGATGCAGGTACGGCTGTCGACGCAGGTATCGATTCAGCTCCCTCGCTCAATCCCGCTTTGTCGGGCGGCAATTTCGGCTTTAGCCCCGGAACCTGCGCCTCGGGTGCGGTGATGTCCGTGACGGTCACCTACACAACCACTCTGCTCACCGGGGCGTTCGGCCCCTCCCTCACCCTCCAGGGAAAGGCGGCCACGCCATGCGGCGGCTGA
- a CDS encoding type II secretion system F family protein has product MAIERRLAPGEEYVSALSRATDKTVAVIDTAMAQRNRGMFNEERLELAGVKTSPSGMVLVTFSLAAVLAVLGVLIGFGSWWAVLWAVVFAALAPLFVSLYLTIRTSRRRAAFADQLDDTLQLVSGNLRAGHGLTQALDSVARYADPPTTEEFSRIVNETRIGRDLGDALASTAFRMRSDDFNWAAQAIDINRETGGNLSETLQRTAATIRERNQIRRQVKALSAEGRLSAIILIALPIGVFLGVLLLQPAYLAPFFENIFGWIAMATAVVLMAIGTVWMLFAVRVKF; this is encoded by the coding sequence GTGGCGATCGAGCGACGCCTTGCGCCGGGCGAGGAGTACGTGTCTGCGCTGTCGCGCGCGACCGACAAGACGGTGGCGGTCATCGACACGGCGATGGCCCAGCGGAACCGTGGGATGTTCAACGAGGAGCGACTCGAACTGGCCGGTGTGAAGACCTCGCCGTCGGGCATGGTGCTCGTGACCTTCTCCCTCGCAGCAGTCCTCGCGGTGCTGGGGGTGCTCATCGGCTTCGGATCGTGGTGGGCGGTGCTGTGGGCCGTCGTGTTCGCGGCGCTGGCTCCGCTGTTCGTGAGCTTGTACCTCACAATTCGCACAAGCCGACGTCGGGCTGCGTTCGCCGACCAGTTGGATGACACGCTCCAGCTCGTATCGGGGAACCTCCGAGCGGGTCATGGGCTGACCCAGGCACTGGATTCCGTGGCGCGGTACGCCGACCCGCCCACCACCGAGGAGTTCTCGCGCATCGTCAACGAGACGAGGATCGGCCGCGACTTGGGCGATGCGCTTGCGAGCACCGCCTTCCGGATGCGTTCCGACGACTTCAATTGGGCCGCCCAAGCGATCGATATCAATCGCGAGACCGGTGGCAACCTGTCGGAGACCCTCCAGCGCACCGCGGCCACGATCCGTGAGCGCAACCAGATCCGGCGACAGGTCAAGGCGCTGAGCGCTGAGGGGCGCCTCTCCGCAATCATCCTGATCGCACTGCCGATCGGCGTGTTCCTCGGCGTCCTGCTCCTGCAGCCGGCGTACCTCGCGCCGTTCTTCGAGAACATCTTCGGCTGGATCGCGATGGCGACGGCCGTCGTGCTCATGGCGATAGGTACGGTCTGGATGCTGTTCGCAGTCAGGGTGAAGTTCTAG
- a CDS encoding CpaF family protein, giving the protein MSLSDRLERARGAHRSAGVEYPEQVPPLDATDPLLPAPSDGESAAPESDARLSEDGAVETPAAAESEEHTSTWSALAGEMPEPHAADPLTDLKERAAEELFRRIGTRLNDPTLTEDRLHALAREELSFIVEAEQVALTTAERNRLITEIGADVLGFGPLEPLLDDPAISEIMVNRFDQIFVERNGRLYESRSKFTGEPQLRRVIERIVSRVGRRIDESSPLVDARLADGSRVNAIIPPLAVDGSSLTIRKFSRTPYKVEDLIGFDTLTREMATLLDAAVRAKLNILVSGGTGTGKTTLLNVLSAFIPNDERIITIEDAVELQLQQEHVVRLESRPANIEGRGEITIRDLVRNSLRMRPDRIVIGEVRGGESLDMLQAMNTGHEGSISTIHANSPRDALARLETLVLMAGMDLPLRAIREQIASAIDVVVQISRLRDGTRRVVSVTEVQGMEGEIITLQDAYSFDFAAGVDSDGRFRGHAIPTGVRPRFVDRFEELGIAVPATIFRYQPRGYGIGEIG; this is encoded by the coding sequence ATGAGCCTGAGCGATCGACTCGAACGTGCGCGAGGCGCACACCGAAGCGCCGGCGTCGAGTACCCCGAGCAGGTGCCGCCGCTCGACGCGACCGACCCGTTGCTCCCTGCCCCATCCGATGGCGAGTCGGCGGCGCCCGAGAGCGACGCCCGCCTGTCGGAGGATGGCGCTGTTGAGACGCCGGCCGCCGCCGAGTCGGAGGAGCACACCAGCACCTGGTCTGCGCTTGCGGGCGAAATGCCCGAGCCGCATGCCGCCGATCCGCTCACCGATCTCAAGGAGCGCGCGGCGGAGGAGCTCTTCCGCCGCATCGGAACCCGCCTGAACGATCCGACGCTCACCGAGGACCGACTCCACGCGTTGGCGCGGGAAGAACTGAGCTTCATCGTGGAAGCGGAGCAGGTCGCCCTCACCACCGCTGAGCGCAACAGGCTCATCACCGAGATCGGAGCCGACGTGCTCGGGTTCGGCCCGCTCGAGCCGTTGCTCGACGATCCGGCCATCTCGGAGATCATGGTCAACCGGTTCGACCAGATCTTCGTCGAGCGCAACGGTCGGCTGTACGAGTCGCGGAGCAAGTTCACCGGCGAGCCGCAGCTCCGTCGCGTGATCGAGCGCATCGTCTCGCGTGTTGGTCGTCGCATCGACGAGTCCTCGCCGCTCGTCGACGCCCGACTCGCCGACGGCTCGCGCGTGAATGCGATCATCCCGCCGCTGGCGGTGGACGGCTCATCGCTGACCATTCGAAAGTTCTCTCGCACTCCGTACAAGGTCGAGGATCTCATCGGGTTCGATACGCTCACGCGTGAGATGGCGACGCTCCTCGATGCAGCCGTGCGCGCCAAGCTCAACATTCTCGTGTCGGGCGGTACCGGCACCGGTAAGACCACGTTGCTCAACGTGTTGTCGGCCTTCATCCCGAACGACGAGCGAATCATCACCATCGAGGATGCCGTCGAGCTCCAGCTTCAGCAGGAGCACGTCGTTCGATTGGAGTCGCGCCCAGCGAACATCGAAGGCCGAGGCGAGATCACGATCCGCGATCTGGTTCGGAATTCGCTGCGCATGCGTCCCGATCGCATCGTCATCGGCGAGGTGCGTGGTGGTGAGAGCCTCGACATGCTCCAGGCGATGAACACCGGTCATGAGGGCTCGATCTCGACGATTCACGCCAATTCTCCTCGTGACGCCCTTGCGCGCCTCGAGACGCTGGTGCTCATGGCCGGGATGGATCTGCCGCTTCGAGCGATCCGCGAGCAGATCGCATCGGCGATCGACGTCGTGGTCCAGATCTCCCGCCTCCGCGACGGCACGCGCAGGGTGGTCAGCGTCACCGAGGTGCAGGGCATGGAGGGCGAGATCATCACGCTGCAGGACGCCTACTCGTTCGACTTCGCTGCAGGTGTCGACTCCGATGGCCGGTTCCGTGGGCATGCCATCCCGACCGGTGTGCGTCCGCGATTCGTGGATCGCTTCGAGGAACTGGGGATCGCCGTTCCGGCCACCATCTTCCGGTACCAGCCACGCGGCTACGGCATCGGGGAGATCGGATGA
- a CDS encoding TadE/TadG family type IV pilus assembly protein, whose protein sequence is MRRLIRRLRSDRGATAVTFGLLLIPLLGFGGIAVDVGALYAEKAELQNGADAAALKVAIACAKDEAATSCLSANPTDIAGANDSSDGTEDVESVAVDTAANTVTVTTNTEDIGVRHPLASMIPGIGDSTVVKAVGAAEWGQPVRGTTLALAIGYCEFADHPPQEGVANPTKILVQYNTGTRRNCPGAFAPGGFGWLPSIDCSIEIDVTNPWVMSKPGNSTSGTGCSDAYLAELRAHGDTVFIPIYDDFRGSGSNVEFHIQQFAAFKITGFKLSGGNAYTDPGAPSCTGSCRGIQGYFMKFVSIDDAFELGDGVVNGAAIVRQILP, encoded by the coding sequence ATGCGGCGGCTGATTCGACGACTGCGATCCGATCGCGGGGCTACGGCGGTCACGTTTGGTTTGCTGCTGATTCCGTTGCTCGGATTCGGAGGTATAGCAGTCGATGTCGGAGCCCTTTACGCTGAGAAGGCTGAGCTCCAGAACGGCGCTGACGCTGCCGCGTTGAAGGTCGCGATCGCATGCGCCAAGGATGAGGCGGCGACCTCCTGTCTTTCCGCGAACCCAACGGACATTGCCGGCGCCAACGACTCGAGTGACGGTACCGAGGATGTCGAGTCCGTCGCAGTGGACACGGCAGCGAACACGGTAACCGTCACCACGAATACGGAAGACATCGGCGTTCGCCACCCTCTTGCATCGATGATTCCCGGCATTGGCGATTCGACAGTTGTAAAGGCGGTCGGCGCCGCCGAGTGGGGTCAGCCGGTGCGCGGAACAACGCTTGCGCTGGCGATCGGGTACTGCGAGTTCGCCGATCACCCTCCTCAGGAGGGCGTCGCAAACCCGACCAAGATCCTCGTCCAGTACAACACCGGTACTCGGAGGAACTGTCCCGGAGCATTCGCTCCGGGAGGATTCGGCTGGCTTCCCTCGATCGACTGCTCGATCGAGATCGATGTGACGAACCCATGGGTGATGAGTAAGCCGGGTAACAGCACGTCAGGCACTGGATGCAGCGACGCCTACCTCGCCGAGCTCAGAGCGCACGGCGACACCGTGTTCATCCCCATTTATGACGACTTCCGGGGCAGTGGTTCGAACGTGGAGTTCCACATCCAGCAATTCGCGGCATTCAAGATCACCGGCTTCAAGCTCAGCGGTGGTAATGCCTACACCGACCCGGGTGCTCCGAGTTGCACCGGTAGCTGCCGGGGGATTCAGGGCTACTTCATGAAGTTCGTGTCGATCGACGACGCGTTCGAATTGGGCGACGGCGTCGTGAACGGCGCAGCCATCGTTCGCCAGATCCTTCCCTGA
- a CDS encoding prepilin peptidase: MPLAPVLLTLGAAIVGAVLGWWPLADWADRNIRTPADERMSLRRLRAWSAAATAAGFGAVTWRFGLDPVLPALLAVVATGVVLSIVDLTEHRLPNAVILPTLAAVAVLLVLASALTGEWMRLLWALAGGAAMFAFYFVLALIAPAGMGMGDVKFAAPLGLVLGWFGWSVWLVGLMAGFVVGGLVGLVALALRRVTLKGSIPFGPSMLAGAVAVILVLGA; this comes from the coding sequence ATGCCCCTCGCCCCCGTCCTCCTCACCCTGGGCGCAGCGATCGTCGGCGCCGTGCTCGGCTGGTGGCCCCTCGCCGACTGGGCCGACCGCAACATCCGCACTCCAGCTGACGAGCGGATGTCACTGCGCCGCCTGCGCGCGTGGTCGGCCGCCGCGACCGCGGCGGGCTTCGGCGCCGTGACGTGGCGATTCGGCCTCGACCCCGTGCTGCCGGCGCTGCTCGCGGTCGTCGCGACGGGGGTGGTCCTCTCGATCGTCGACCTCACCGAGCACCGGCTTCCGAACGCGGTGATCCTCCCGACGCTCGCCGCGGTCGCGGTGCTGCTCGTGCTCGCCTCAGCGCTCACGGGGGAGTGGATGCGCCTGCTCTGGGCGCTCGCCGGGGGTGCGGCGATGTTCGCGTTCTACTTCGTGCTCGCGCTGATCGCGCCGGCGGGCATGGGCATGGGCGACGTGAAGTTCGCGGCGCCGCTGGGACTGGTGCTCGGATGGTTCGGCTGGAGCGTGTGGCTCGTCGGGCTGATGGCCGGGTTCGTGGTCGGCGGGCTCGTCGGGCTCGTCGCCCTCGCGCTGCGACGCGTGACGCTGAAGGGGTCGATCCCGTTCGGTCCGTCGATGCTGGCGGGTGCCGTCGCAGTCATTCTCGTGCTCGGAGCCTGA
- a CDS encoding type II secretion system F family protein, producing MTGTWIAYISIGAVAISIGALVFIVFTTIPAKADVVAAVAPANELERKRVERASFSETLAAVMPTGYTGWVQRKIIYAGRAGTWTVGGFLLIRLIVTIVAVLIILGAVFTSSSLVIRIAGIAFGLLILLAPEIMLSSRADDRQKAILLALPDTLDQMTIAVEAGLGFEAAMAKAAQGGRGPLSEELIRTLQDMSIGRSRSDAYSALLVRTDCTDLKRFVRAVQQADRYGIAIADVLRVQAAEMRIKRRQRAEESAMKVPIKVVFPLVFAILPVLFIVLLYPAVVGIIKTFG from the coding sequence ATGACCGGAACGTGGATCGCATATATCTCCATCGGCGCTGTCGCCATCTCCATCGGCGCCCTGGTCTTCATCGTGTTCACGACGATCCCGGCGAAAGCCGACGTCGTGGCGGCGGTCGCTCCCGCGAACGAGCTCGAACGCAAGCGCGTCGAACGGGCGAGCTTCTCCGAGACCCTCGCCGCGGTCATGCCCACCGGCTACACCGGTTGGGTGCAACGCAAGATCATCTATGCGGGTCGGGCGGGCACCTGGACCGTGGGCGGATTCCTCCTGATCCGGCTCATCGTCACCATCGTCGCTGTCCTGATCATCCTGGGAGCCGTATTCACCTCATCCTCGCTGGTGATTCGTATCGCCGGAATCGCCTTCGGACTGCTCATCCTCCTCGCGCCGGAGATCATGCTCAGCAGTCGTGCTGATGACAGGCAGAAGGCCATCCTGCTGGCGTTGCCCGACACCTTGGACCAGATGACGATCGCGGTCGAGGCCGGCCTGGGCTTCGAGGCCGCAATGGCGAAGGCTGCGCAAGGCGGCCGAGGCCCCTTGTCCGAAGAGCTCATCCGCACATTGCAGGACATGAGCATCGGACGATCGAGAAGCGACGCGTATTCTGCGTTGCTTGTCAGGACGGACTGCACCGACTTGAAGCGGTTCGTCCGGGCAGTCCAGCAGGCAGACCGCTACGGAATCGCGATCGCCGATGTGCTTCGCGTCCAAGCGGCGGAGATGCGCATCAAACGCCGGCAGCGCGCCGAGGAGTCGGCTATGAAGGTGCCGATCAAGGTGGTGTTCCCGCTGGTGTTCGCGATCCTGCCCGTGCTCTTCATCGTGCTGCTCTATCCTGCGGTGGTCGGCATCATCAAGACATTCGGCTGA
- the cpaB gene encoding Flp pilus assembly protein CpaB, whose product MIRIIGAIVAILLAVGGGFALFLYVQSADKRAAEGAEFQQVFVVKEAVPKGTAGEAVQDFIEVDELPAIAIQPDIVTDLADLKGLVTNAELLPGEQLLQARFSSPEDLAADGEVVIPDGYQEITLALPVERVVGGEVRPGDSVGIVLSTNTRSIAANDQTAQSQFIYNGVLVTRVTAGRTLTSGDSADENREVSAFLVTLAVTASQAEKLAYGAEQQEDNNGGIWLTLQPEGVDTNGSTNRSGENIFQ is encoded by the coding sequence GTGATCAGGATCATCGGTGCGATCGTTGCGATCCTTCTCGCCGTGGGCGGCGGGTTCGCTCTCTTCCTCTACGTTCAGAGCGCCGATAAGCGTGCCGCTGAAGGAGCGGAGTTCCAGCAGGTCTTCGTCGTGAAAGAGGCGGTTCCCAAGGGAACGGCAGGCGAGGCAGTTCAAGACTTCATCGAAGTGGACGAGCTTCCCGCGATTGCCATCCAGCCCGACATCGTCACCGACCTCGCCGATCTCAAAGGACTAGTCACGAACGCCGAACTCCTGCCGGGTGAGCAACTCCTTCAGGCCCGTTTCTCATCGCCGGAGGACCTGGCGGCCGACGGTGAGGTTGTGATCCCGGATGGGTATCAGGAGATCACTCTCGCACTCCCAGTGGAACGAGTGGTCGGTGGTGAAGTACGGCCGGGCGACTCCGTGGGCATCGTGCTTTCCACGAACACTAGAAGCATTGCCGCCAACGACCAGACGGCGCAGAGCCAGTTCATCTACAACGGCGTGCTCGTGACCCGGGTCACGGCAGGTCGAACGCTCACGAGCGGCGATTCCGCCGACGAGAACCGCGAGGTGAGTGCATTCCTCGTCACGCTCGCGGTCACCGCTTCGCAGGCGGAGAAGCTTGCCTACGGCGCCGAGCAGCAGGAGGACAACAACGGCGGAATCTGGCTGACGCTGCAGCCCGAGGGTGTCGACACCAACGGATCCACGAATCGCAGCGGAGAGAACATCTTCCAGTGA
- a CDS encoding Flp family type IVb pilin: MLKLYTKAQARLAQLREEEAGNAAEYGLIIAIVALGIVVGLGALALALNGMFGDVATELGQ, translated from the coding sequence ATGCTCAAGCTCTACACGAAGGCTCAGGCCCGTCTCGCTCAGCTCCGCGAGGAGGAGGCCGGGAACGCGGCCGAGTACGGCCTCATCATCGCGATCGTCGCTCTTGGCATCGTCGTCGGCCTCGGCGCTCTCGCGCTGGCCCTGAACGGCATGTTCGGCGACGTCGCCACCGAGCTCGGCCAGTAG
- a CDS encoding AAA family ATPase gives MTRYLLVSRSAEYESRLRRLLRGRLQTVPGEYVTFGPDSVVGQVERAPRIALLGPLLSYEETKALTALLGEKYAGIGLIVVREQRSDLEDWVDGMEIHAVLSPEASDSTTESLLARLDDWLTTSGRLPPVSDDDLAAEARGDDVARVFELLTPGFAPDPSGAPDVERVEAESAETAVEETPAAESSDAVESAEQEWVLPPIAEGVRSEIIVVAAPKGGQGKTTTAVNLSAGLAEIHPNSVVLVDADVQFGDIANALDLRPQYSLADVVGVGNDEVAMKALLTRHDDDFFVVAAPPSPELADQIPPDALAQLLRRLATMFRYVVVDTTPGLGEHTLVSLEQATDGVFLTNMTVPSLRALRKEFELLVALGMVPGNRHVVLNFVEKSTGILPKDAERILGAPVDVEVPRSLGVIHASNAGVPLIHHDVRDPAARAIRAVVQRIEPEAVPTRKRIHRKARAAQ, from the coding sequence GTGACCCGGTACCTGCTGGTCAGTCGGAGCGCGGAGTACGAGTCGCGTCTCCGACGGCTGCTGCGCGGGCGGCTGCAGACCGTCCCCGGTGAGTACGTCACCTTCGGACCGGATTCGGTGGTCGGCCAGGTCGAGCGGGCGCCGAGGATCGCGTTGCTGGGTCCTCTGCTGAGCTACGAGGAGACGAAGGCGCTGACGGCGCTCTTGGGGGAGAAGTACGCCGGGATCGGACTGATCGTGGTGCGCGAGCAGCGATCGGACCTGGAGGACTGGGTCGATGGCATGGAGATCCACGCCGTCCTGAGCCCGGAAGCTTCCGACTCGACGACGGAAAGCCTTCTTGCGCGACTCGACGACTGGCTGACCACGTCGGGCAGGCTTCCTCCGGTTTCCGACGACGATCTGGCGGCCGAGGCCCGGGGCGACGATGTCGCCAGAGTGTTCGAGCTCCTCACTCCGGGGTTCGCTCCAGACCCGAGCGGTGCCCCCGACGTTGAGCGCGTCGAGGCCGAGAGCGCGGAAACGGCCGTCGAGGAGACACCAGCCGCTGAGTCGTCCGATGCGGTCGAGTCTGCCGAGCAGGAATGGGTGCTGCCGCCGATCGCCGAGGGCGTGAGGTCGGAGATCATCGTCGTCGCCGCCCCCAAGGGCGGACAAGGGAAGACGACCACCGCGGTGAACCTCTCGGCGGGATTGGCAGAGATCCACCCGAATTCGGTGGTCCTCGTCGACGCTGACGTCCAGTTCGGAGATATTGCGAACGCCCTCGATCTCCGGCCGCAATACTCGCTGGCGGACGTCGTCGGGGTAGGAAACGACGAGGTCGCCATGAAGGCGCTCCTCACCCGTCACGACGATGACTTCTTCGTTGTCGCCGCGCCGCCCTCCCCCGAGTTGGCGGATCAGATCCCGCCCGACGCGCTCGCACAGCTTCTCCGTCGCCTCGCGACCATGTTCAGGTATGTCGTCGTCGACACCACGCCGGGCTTGGGCGAGCACACTCTCGTCTCGCTCGAGCAGGCCACCGACGGTGTCTTCCTGACGAACATGACCGTTCCCAGCTTGCGCGCACTGCGCAAGGAGTTCGAACTGCTGGTCGCGTTGGGCATGGTGCCGGGCAATCGACACGTCGTGCTCAACTTCGTCGAGAAGAGCACTGGCATTCTTCCGAAGGACGCCGAGCGCATCCTCGGGGCGCCGGTCGACGTCGAAGTGCCGCGCTCACTCGGGGTCATCCACGCCTCGAACGCCGGTGTGCCGCTCATTCACCACGACGTTCGCGACCCGGCGGCGAGAGCAATCCGCGCGGTGGTCCAGCGCATCGAACCCGAGGCAGTACCCACCCGCAAGCGAATCCACAGGAAAGCGAGGGCGGCCCAATGA